One window of Saprospiraceae bacterium genomic DNA carries:
- a CDS encoding winged helix-turn-helix transcriptional regulator: protein MGASKTELFSKNEIKLAAFAKALAHPARIAIIKLLLKKQRCICGDIVDEIQLAQSTISQHLKELKDAGIIQGTIEGPAVCYCIDPKTWSAMSESIGKFFDVGQKSINNCC from the coding sequence ATGGGAGCCAGTAAAACAGAATTATTTTCAAAGAACGAAATAAAATTAGCAGCATTTGCAAAGGCCTTGGCTCATCCTGCACGAATAGCAATTATCAAACTATTACTAAAGAAACAACGCTGTATTTGCGGTGACATCGTGGATGAAATCCAACTTGCACAAAGTACTATTAGCCAACATTTAAAAGAATTAAAAGATGCCGGAATCATTCAGGGTACTATCGAAGGTCCTGCTGTATGTTACTGCATTGATCCTAAAACCTGGTCCGCTATGAGTGAAAGCATCGGGAAGTTTTTTGATGTCGGACAAAAATCTATAAATAATTGTTGTTAA
- a CDS encoding acyl carrier protein, which produces MSTIAERVKKIIVDKLAVDEAEVTIEASFVNDLGADSLDTVELIMEFEKEFDTSIPDDQAEKIQTVGQAIAYLEANCK; this is translated from the coding sequence ATGTCAACAATTGCTGAAAGAGTTAAAAAAATTATCGTAGACAAATTAGCTGTAGATGAGGCTGAAGTTACCATCGAAGCGAGTTTTGTTAATGATTTAGGTGCAGACTCCCTTGATACTGTGGAACTTATCATGGAATTCGAGAAAGAGTTTGATACATCTATCCCAGACGATCAGGCAGAAAAAATTCAAACTGTAGGGCAAGCTATTGCCTACCTTGAGGCTAACTGTAAATAA
- a CDS encoding sigma-70 family RNA polymerase sigma factor encodes MIDRLQQGDNAAFEYLYDHYAATLFGIIKRIVTKEEDAENLLQDCFVKIWRYIGTYEVEKGSLATWLINIARNTAIDHTRSKHFIRETKNQNLDSLVSIESRVLSVSQQEDTLDLRQLVLKIDPSCRKVLEWMYFDGLTQQEISEEYGLPLGTVKTRARNGLRELRELFEQPKPV; translated from the coding sequence TTGATCGATCGACTGCAACAAGGGGACAATGCTGCATTTGAATATTTATACGATCATTATGCCGCCACCCTGTTTGGGATCATCAAACGAATTGTGACAAAAGAGGAAGATGCAGAAAACTTGTTGCAAGATTGCTTTGTGAAAATATGGCGTTATATAGGAACTTACGAAGTGGAAAAAGGGAGTCTGGCAACCTGGTTAATTAATATTGCCCGAAATACAGCGATTGATCATACAAGATCCAAACATTTTATAAGGGAAACCAAAAACCAAAATCTGGATTCTCTCGTATCTATAGAAAGCCGTGTTCTATCCGTTTCTCAACAAGAAGATACCCTTGATTTACGTCAATTGGTATTAAAAATCGATCCTTCCTGCCGAAAGGTTTTGGAGTGGATGTATTTTGATGGCCTTACTCAACAGGAAATTTCTGAAGAGTACGGCTTACCGCTTGGGACTGTAAAAACGCGTGCTCGGAATGGTCTGAGGGAGCTAAGAGAATTATTTGAACAACCAAAACCCGTTTAA
- a CDS encoding proline iminopeptidase-family hydrolase, producing MKQVIWVFLLILAASCQPIDQKKSMDGSVSDYCDLAEPGIKSGGVRLISVENRKYKVWTKRIGNNPKIKVLLLHGGPGATHEYFESFESFLPKEGIEFYYYDQLGSAYSDQPKDSSLWVLDRFVEEVETVRKALNLDKDNFFLLGHSWGGILAAQYALKYQQHLKGLIISNMMMSAPLYGKYAEDVLAKQMDPLVLKEIREIEAKKDFSNPRYMELLMPNFYIKHILRLPIEEWPDAVNRAFAKLNNTIYTMMQGPSEFGLSGNLETWDVTKELNTIKVPTLVIGANHDTMDPEHMKWVASQFEKGQFLLCPNGSHMSMWDDQTIYFTGLISWLKTNGI from the coding sequence ATGAAACAAGTTATTTGGGTGTTCCTTTTAATTTTAGCTGCATCCTGCCAGCCAATTGATCAAAAAAAATCAATGGATGGATCCGTTTCTGATTATTGTGATTTGGCTGAACCTGGAATCAAATCGGGAGGGGTACGCCTGATTTCTGTTGAAAACAGAAAATATAAGGTTTGGACCAAGCGTATCGGAAATAATCCCAAGATAAAAGTATTGCTACTTCATGGTGGACCGGGTGCAACGCATGAATATTTTGAATCTTTTGAGAGTTTTTTACCAAAAGAAGGCATTGAATTTTATTATTACGACCAATTGGGTTCGGCATATTCTGATCAGCCAAAAGACAGCAGTCTCTGGGTGTTAGATCGTTTTGTAGAAGAAGTTGAAACAGTTCGTAAAGCCTTGAATCTTGATAAAGACAATTTTTTTCTACTGGGTCATTCCTGGGGTGGTATTCTTGCAGCCCAGTATGCTCTTAAATATCAACAGCATTTAAAGGGCTTGATCATTTCAAATATGATGATGAGTGCACCTTTGTATGGAAAATATGCAGAAGACGTTTTAGCAAAACAAATGGATCCCCTGGTGCTCAAGGAAATTCGTGAAATAGAAGCTAAAAAGGATTTCAGCAATCCACGATATATGGAATTGTTAATGCCCAATTTTTATATCAAGCATATTTTAAGATTGCCTATAGAAGAATGGCCAGATGCAGTGAATAGAGCTTTTGCTAAATTAAACAATACAATTTATACGATGATGCAAGGTCCAAGTGAATTTGGACTTTCCGGAAATTTGGAAACCTGGGATGTTACTAAAGAATTAAACACAATAAAAGTTCCAACCCTGGTGATTGGTGCAAACCACGACACCATGGATCCGGAACATATGAAATGGGTTGCAAGTCAATTTGAAAAGGGTCAGTTTTTATTATGTCCCAATGGCAGTCATATGTCTATGTGGGATGATCAAACGATCTATTTTACCGGCTTGATTTCCTGGTTAAAAACAAATGGAATTTAA
- the fabF gene encoding beta-ketoacyl-ACP synthase II, which yields MRRVVVTGIGALTPIGIGQDAFLAGLQAGRSGACPISYFDASLFRTRFACQLKDFNVENFLDKKEARKIDPFSQYALIVAEEAMKDSGIQLDQVDLARFGVIWGSGIGGFNTLEHDISEAALASGPPRYSPFLIPKLISDIAPGHISIKYGLMGINYGTVSACASSAHAISNAFDYIRLNKADMMVTGGSEAAITRAGVGGFSSMKALSERNDDFMTASRPYDKDRDGFVLGEGAGSLILEEYESAKKRGAKIYAEMVGSGATADAFHITAPHPDGLGASTAMHLALKESGLSPSQIDYINTHGTSTPLGDIAEAKAIVNVFGDDAYKVNISSTKSMTGHLLGAAGVIEVITGIMAILHDFIPPTINHFTEDPDLDPKLNFTFNEAQSRKVNAFLSNTFGFGGHNSSVIFKRC from the coding sequence ATGAGACGGGTCGTAGTAACCGGAATCGGCGCATTAACGCCTATTGGCATTGGCCAGGATGCTTTTCTTGCAGGTTTACAAGCAGGAAGGAGCGGTGCTTGTCCAATTAGTTATTTTGATGCAAGCCTGTTTCGGACGCGTTTTGCCTGTCAGCTTAAGGATTTTAATGTTGAAAATTTCTTAGATAAAAAAGAAGCCCGAAAAATTGACCCATTTTCTCAATATGCCTTAATTGTAGCTGAAGAAGCCATGAAAGATTCAGGGATCCAATTGGATCAGGTGGATTTGGCTCGATTTGGTGTAATCTGGGGATCTGGAATCGGCGGATTTAATACGCTTGAACATGATATTTCTGAAGCAGCTTTAGCGAGCGGACCACCGCGTTATAGTCCTTTTTTGATACCTAAACTTATTTCAGACATTGCACCAGGTCATATTTCTATAAAATATGGCTTGATGGGTATTAATTACGGGACCGTGTCGGCTTGTGCTTCCTCAGCACATGCCATTTCAAATGCTTTTGATTATATTCGTTTGAATAAAGCGGATATGATGGTAACCGGAGGTTCAGAAGCTGCAATTACCCGCGCCGGGGTAGGAGGATTTTCCTCCATGAAGGCATTGTCTGAGCGCAACGATGATTTTATGACGGCATCAAGACCTTATGATAAGGATCGGGATGGATTTGTCTTGGGTGAAGGTGCAGGTTCCCTGATTTTAGAAGAATACGAATCTGCCAAAAAACGCGGAGCTAAGATATATGCAGAAATGGTTGGTTCTGGCGCTACTGCAGATGCTTTTCATATCACGGCCCCCCATCCGGATGGACTGGGTGCCAGTACAGCCATGCATTTGGCTTTAAAGGAATCCGGCTTAAGCCCTTCTCAAATAGATTATATAAATACCCATGGTACGTCCACACCTCTAGGTGACATTGCTGAGGCCAAAGCAATTGTAAATGTTTTTGGGGATGATGCTTATAAAGTTAATATCAGTTCAACTAAATCTATGACTGGCCACCTCCTGGGTGCTGCAGGTGTTATAGAAGTTATTACTGGAATTATGGCCATTTTACATGATTTTATACCACCTACCATTAATCACTTTACTGAGGATCCGGATTTGGATCCAAAACTAAATTTTACTTTTAATGAAGCACAAAGTCGAAAGGTAAATGCTTTTTTAAGTAATACCTTTGGATTCGGAGGGCATAACAGTTCAGTGATTTTTAAAAGATGTTAG
- a CDS encoding arsenite methyltransferase — MKTDLEIKEMVRQKYSEIALQDKDVNQASCCGASGCSTEVYNIMTDDYSNLSGYEKDADLGLGCGLPTAFAQIKEGDVVLDLGSGAGNDCFVARAETGVNGKVIGIDFTEAMIQRARQNAEKLGFHNVEFRQGDIEHMPVADNTVDVIVSNCVLNLVPNKKQVFSEIYRVLKPGGHFSISDIVLFGQLPEKVLASAEMYAGCVSGAIQKQSYIDHIQELQFENIQIQKQKPIRIPDDILNQYLDANQLAQYHAGEYGIESITVFASKPKNKSACCAPGCCS, encoded by the coding sequence ATGAAAACAGATTTGGAAATTAAAGAAATGGTTCGCCAGAAATATTCGGAAATCGCCTTACAGGATAAGGATGTAAATCAAGCGTCTTGTTGCGGTGCATCTGGTTGCAGTACAGAGGTTTACAACATAATGACCGATGACTACTCAAACTTAAGTGGGTATGAAAAAGACGCCGATCTCGGATTGGGATGCGGTCTTCCAACTGCATTCGCCCAAATTAAAGAAGGCGATGTAGTTCTGGATTTAGGTTCTGGAGCGGGGAATGATTGTTTTGTAGCGCGTGCTGAAACCGGAGTAAATGGTAAAGTGATTGGTATCGATTTTACAGAAGCTATGATTCAACGCGCACGACAAAATGCAGAAAAACTTGGCTTCCACAATGTTGAATTCAGACAAGGTGACATTGAACACATGCCAGTAGCTGATAACACGGTCGATGTCATTGTGAGTAATTGTGTTTTAAATTTAGTGCCCAATAAAAAACAGGTATTTTCTGAAATATATCGGGTGCTTAAACCTGGTGGACATTTTAGTATTTCTGATATCGTGTTATTTGGTCAACTGCCAGAAAAAGTTTTAGCCAGTGCCGAAATGTATGCTGGATGTGTTTCCGGTGCAATTCAAAAACAAAGCTATATCGACCACATTCAGGAACTTCAATTTGAAAACATCCAAATTCAAAAACAAAAACCCATAAGGATACCAGATGATATTTTAAATCAGTATCTGGATGCGAATCAATTAGCTCAGTATCATGCAGGGGAATACGGTATCGAAAGCATCACTGTCTTTGCAAGTAAACCAAAAAATAAATCGGCTTGTTGTGCCCCAGGTTGTTGTAGTTAA
- the rnc gene encoding ribonuclease III, which produces MHHLIGFTPSNIYIFKLAFYHKSTLNNFPNDTNGLYQSNERLEYLGDALLSFVVGEYLFKKYPSANEGFLTKMRSKIVKRKMLNYIAEQMGLDHLMMEFNQTAISQSMLGNALEALVGAIYIERGFEFTKHFILSAILKKFINMDQLEEFDDNYKSQLLEWCQKHSREIDFKVLSKYKVDKRDRFKVGVFIDGQEISSAEDYNKKSAEQFASELAIQHLGVKDDPDKD; this is translated from the coding sequence TTGCATCATTTAATTGGATTTACTCCATCCAACATCTACATTTTTAAACTGGCTTTTTATCACAAATCCACACTCAATAATTTTCCTAACGATACCAATGGCTTGTATCAATCCAATGAGCGGCTGGAGTATCTTGGAGATGCTTTATTGAGTTTTGTGGTTGGAGAGTATCTATTTAAAAAATACCCTTCTGCCAATGAAGGATTCCTCACCAAAATGCGTTCTAAAATTGTAAAGCGTAAAATGCTTAATTACATAGCCGAACAAATGGGCTTAGATCATTTGATGATGGAGTTTAATCAAACAGCCATTTCGCAATCGATGTTGGGCAATGCATTGGAAGCATTGGTGGGTGCAATCTACATTGAGCGTGGGTTTGAATTTACAAAACACTTTATACTCAGTGCCATCCTCAAGAAATTCATCAACATGGATCAACTGGAAGAATTTGATGATAATTACAAAAGCCAGTTGTTGGAATGGTGTCAAAAGCATTCCAGAGAAATTGATTTTAAAGTATTGAGTAAATACAAAGTAGATAAAAGGGATCGCTTTAAAGTGGGTGTATTTATCGACGGACAAGAAATATCTTCAGCAGAAGATTACAACAAGAAAAGTGCGGAACAATTTGCATCCGAATTGGCAATCCAACATCTTGGGGTTAAGGATGATCCTGATAAGGATTAA
- the pyk gene encoding pyruvate kinase, producing MIHHNTKIVATVGPASSSYDQLVALTLEGVAVFRLNFSHGSYEDHEKVIRHIHAINEKFDTHVGILCDLQGPKLRIGTIENNGLEILPGEVLNFINKPCIGTKEQIYMSYVNFARDVKVGETILIDDGKLVFEVLTTNGIDKVQLKCLFGGILSSNKGVNLPDTEISLPSLTEKDLKDLDFILKHKVNWIALSFVRKAQDIEELIQLVEKAKHPAKVIAKIEKPEAIKNLDAIIKISNGIMIARGDLGVEFPIEKLPTIQKLIITKCIQRARPVIVATQLMDSMINNPSPTRAEVTDVANAVLDGTDAVMLSAETSVGKHPVKVVTAMNKIIFEAERHYAILTKRPRPSDKSSTFLSDVVCFNAAKTAEDIKAQAIIGLTISGYTAFKTSSYRTHCPIYIFTSATHMLGTLNLVWGVRCYYYDKMSSTDETIEDLIEILKKDHKLKAGDLVVNTGSMPIHKKLRTNMLKVTEVE from the coding sequence ATGATTCACCATAATACTAAAATTGTAGCGACAGTCGGACCAGCCTCATCATCTTATGATCAATTGGTGGCTTTGACTTTAGAAGGCGTAGCCGTATTCAGGCTTAATTTTTCACATGGAAGCTATGAAGACCATGAAAAGGTAATTCGGCATATTCATGCAATCAATGAAAAATTTGATACCCATGTGGGCATCTTGTGTGATTTACAGGGTCCTAAATTAAGAATTGGAACCATCGAAAACAATGGTTTGGAAATTCTGCCGGGTGAGGTATTAAACTTTATAAATAAGCCATGCATTGGAACAAAAGAACAGATTTACATGAGTTATGTAAACTTTGCCCGAGATGTCAAAGTTGGAGAAACCATCTTAATCGATGATGGAAAACTAGTATTTGAGGTTCTTACCACCAATGGAATTGATAAAGTCCAACTGAAATGTCTCTTTGGTGGTATTTTATCGTCAAACAAAGGCGTTAACCTTCCGGATACTGAAATATCCTTGCCTTCATTAACTGAAAAAGACCTCAAAGACCTTGATTTTATACTCAAACACAAAGTCAACTGGATTGCCCTTTCTTTTGTACGAAAAGCTCAAGACATTGAAGAGCTCATTCAATTAGTAGAAAAAGCCAAACATCCGGCCAAAGTGATTGCCAAAATTGAAAAACCGGAAGCCATTAAAAATTTAGATGCCATTATTAAAATCAGCAACGGCATCATGATCGCCCGTGGGGATTTGGGCGTTGAATTTCCAATTGAAAAATTGCCAACGATTCAAAAACTAATCATCACAAAATGCATTCAACGTGCCCGACCGGTGATCGTGGCTACACAGCTTATGGATAGTATGATTAATAATCCGAGTCCAACACGTGCAGAAGTAACCGATGTGGCCAATGCGGTATTGGATGGTACAGATGCAGTCATGTTATCGGCTGAGACCTCTGTTGGTAAGCATCCCGTAAAAGTGGTTACTGCAATGAATAAGATCATCTTTGAAGCAGAAAGACATTATGCTATTTTAACTAAAAGACCCCGTCCTTCCGATAAATCCTCTACTTTTTTGTCGGATGTGGTATGTTTTAATGCTGCAAAGACAGCAGAAGATATCAAAGCCCAAGCAATCATTGGGCTCACGATTTCCGGTTACACTGCCTTTAAAACGTCTTCCTACAGAACCCATTGCCCGATTTATATTTTTACCAGTGCAACGCACATGCTGGGAACTTTAAATCTGGTTTGGGGCGTTCGATGTTATTATTATGATAAAATGAGTTCAACCGATGAAACTATTGAAGATCTTATTGAAATTTTAAAGAAAGATCATAAACTGAAAGCGGGAGATCTCGTTGTTAATACCGGTAGCATGCCCATTCATAAAAAATTGCGGACCAACATGCTCAAGGTAACTGAAGTAGAATAA